Genomic DNA from Edaphobacter lichenicola:
GATCTCGATAGGGAGCTTGTAGTCCTGCGAGATGCGCTGCACGATCTCGTACATGCCGCGTGGATAGACCTCCCAGCCGAAGTCGGTGAGGGAGCCTTCTTTTCCGTTGTAGTGATCGAAGCCCATGGCGTCGTAGGAGGGATTGGTAGGGGCCGGGATTTTGAGATTGGCGACTACCTGGCGGAAGTAGTAGTTGACGCCAATGTAGTCGAGCGGTGCGGTCATGCGCTTGTCGTCGCCGCTTTGAACGCCCATGGCCTCGAGAGGGACCCCGTGGACGAAGGCTTCGGGATAGCGGCCGCGGAGGGCGGTTTCGAGGAACCAGACGTTGTTGAAGGCGTCGAAGCGTTTGGCTGCGGCTGCGTCTTCCGGCGAGGAGGTTGCGGGAGTCGTGGACGACATGCTGAAGGCGCTGCCGACCTTCGATTTCGGGGAGATGGCCTTGATGGCGCGGAAGGCGTCTCCCTGCGCGAGGTTTACGGTGTGAGAGGCTTTGAGGAAGAGGTCGAAGTCTTGTTTGCCGGGGGCGTGGACGCCGCTTCCGTAGCCGAGGTAGGTGAAGACCCAGGGCTCGTTGAAGATGGCCCAGGTCTGGATGCGGTCGCCGAGGGCCTTGACGGCGATCTCGGCGTAGTCGGCGAAGCGGGCGGCGGTGTCGCGGTTGGGCCAGCCACCTTTGTCTTCGAGGGGTTGGGGGAGATCCCAGTGGTAGAGGGTGACGAGAGGGCGCATTCCGGCGGCCAGGACGGCGTCGGTGAGGCGCTTGTAGTAGTCAATGCCCTTCTGATTCACGGCTCCTTCGCCGGTGGGCTGGATGCGCGACCAGGCGATGGAGTAGCGGTAGCTGCGCATGTTCATCTGCTTCATGAGGGCGATGTCGCCGGGGTAGCGATGGTACTCGTCGCAGGCGACGTCGCCGGTGTAAGCGCCCTTGACGTTGCCGGGGGAGTGGCTGAAGCGGTCCCAGACGGTTTCGCCTCTACCGTCAACATTCCAGGCACCTTCGACCTGATAGGCGGCGGTGGCGGTACCCCAGAGGAAGTCTTTGGGGAATTTGACTTCGCCCGCGGCTGAGGTTTGCTCTGCGGAGGCGTCGAGGGAGGGGAGGATGGAGGCTGCGGAGAGCCTGGGGAGCGCAGCGGCTGCGGCCCATGCGGAGGTTTGGGCGAGAAAACTTCGGCGATTCATGTCAGGTGGTCTCCGTGCGGATTATTTTTTGAACGAAGTTCGCGAGAAAAAATTTGGAGGGTTAAAGCTCGGATTTAGAAGAGGTTTTGGGGGAAAGCGTGGTCGGAGACGTGGTGTTTTGCTGGTGTGGTTGTGGTGTTTTGCGTGGTAGATGTGGTGTTTTGGATGGTGTTTTTTGTGGTGCTAAAAATGTGACAGGTTTTTGAGATTTATTTTCGGGTGGGGGCAAAAGTTACCCGTCGGCGAAGAGGGTTTCTCTTCGCCGACGGGTCGTTGGGTTGCGTTGGGTTAGAAGAGCGCCTTGAGGGCAAACTGGTACTGCCGTGGGGTGTAGTTGGGATCGGCTTGCGAGATCTTGCCGAAGTTTGTGTTACCGAACTGATCGCCTGGCTGGTTGTTGTTCAGATAGAAGTTCGGCGTGTTGGAGATGTTGTAGCTCTCCGCACGGAACTGAAGTCCGACCCGTTCCGTGATGGCAAAGGTTTTGAAGAGGGAGAGGTCTACGTGACGGTAGTTGGGTCCAAACAGCGAGTTGCGCTGGGTGTTCCCAATGGTTCCGAGGGGCTGAGGAGCGAACGCCTTGGTGTTGAAGAAGTTGTGAATCGACTTCGAGCCACGGGGATCGCCAATCGTGTTAGGACGGTCGTTGCCTCCGCTGTTTTGGGGAACGGCACGGTTGTTGAAGCCGTGCGTCTTCCCGTCGCTCTCGACCGGATTGTCTGCTCCGTTTCCACTGCTGATGATGGTGAAGGGCTTTCCACTCTGCCACTCGGTGATTGTGTTGATCGCCCAGCCGGAGAGGGCAAGCTTCTTGGCGCCGGTGAAGTTCTTTCCGTATTGGAGCTCGTAGTTAAGGGAGAGAGCGAAGCGGTTTTGAATGTCCAGTTCCGCATTCGCGTACTCGGTTGCCCGGATGTTGGTAGGAAGCGCATTGCTCCAACCCTGGCTGCTACCCTGCTGGGAGAAACCAGTGATGTCGCTAAGCGCCTTGGACCAGGTGTAGTTCGCATCGAATGCCAGCCCCTTGGTAAAGCGACGCTGGAAGGAGGTCTGCAGGCCGTTGTAGTTCGAGATACCGCCGCTGTCGATATAGCTGAAGCCTCCGAGATTGGGAAGCAGCGTGGCGGTAGTACGTGCTCCGTTGTTGGGGTTGGCTGGGGTTCCCAGCGTAGCCAGCGGATTATAGGGCAACGGCTGATTGATGTTGTTGATGGATTCCGGCAGATGGCGACCCAGGTTGCCGACGTAACCGATGGTTACGACGTTAGAGCCGAACTGCTGCTGGACCTGCAGGTTGTACTGCATAATCATGGCATTTTTGAACTTCGGAGCTTCCGCTACGAAGCCAAGACCGGGGATCGTGGACAGATCGGCTAGCTGGGCTGCAGTTGGGGCCGAAGGGGGCACGATTCCCTGGCTAAGGTTTCCATTTGTATTGAATTTAGTGCCTGCGCAGTCTAGGTTCTGGCCCGGGGGCAGAACGCCGTTATTTTGGAACGTTTCGATCTGAACAGCGAGTGTTGACTGGCAGGAGGGGCTGAAGACCGAGGTGAACGGAGCGTTCTTCAGGTCTGCGTTGGAGGTGTAGTTGCCGGGGAAGTAGCTGATTCCGAAGCCGCCCCGAATTACTGTGGAGGGTCTCGCGGAGTATGAGAAACCAACGCGTGGAGCAACGTCACCGTGGTCGGTCGGGATATTGACCTTATCGTTGACCCCGTTTACGCCGGCGATCTTCAAAGCCTGTGAAACCGTTGTTGGAGTTAGAGTGAGGGCCTCAGGGTAGTCGAAGTTGGAGATATGGTTGTGCGCTTCAGTGAAGGGAGTGAAGACATCGTAGCGGAGGCCCAGGAGCACCGTCAGCTTCGGATTGACCTTCCAGCTATCCTGTGCGAAGCCACTTGGCTCCCAGCTTCGGTAGTCCGGAGGGTTGATGTTGAAGTTACGGGTCTGGTTGTTGAAGGCGCCGAGAAGAGCTGACGCGATCTGGTTATTCTGCTGCGTCAGCTGGTCGGAGTTGCTGTCTGTGGTCAGATTGAAGCCGTAGGCGCCGACAGCAGAGGCACTCTGTACGTTGCGAGCCTGCCGGCGGGTGAGCCCGAGACCTGCTTTGATGTTGTGGTTGCCCTTGATCCAGCTGAGGGTACCGGAGTACTGGAAGGTGTTGTCGATGTCCTGCAGGGGAACGTATGCGCCGTCACCGATGTCGCCGAAGGGGCCGATGGAGACGGGGGTGAGAGAGTCAGCAAAGGGGCTGAAGCTGGTCTGGCTGGCCGGGAAGCCGATCTTTGTGTCGATTCCGGTTCCATAGTTGAGTGGTAGAGAGAGGTTGTTGATACGGGTGTAGCCTGCACGAAGATCGAGCAGGAGAGACGGTGTAAAGGTGTGCGTGAAACCGAAGGCAAACTGGGTGGCGAAGTCTGTTGCAGGACCATCGAAGTTGTACCGGCCTCCGCTGATCTGGACACCGTTTACCGTTCCAAAGTTCGGGGGGGTAAAGCCGGTGACCTTGTTATAAGACCAGCGACCGAAGAGAAGATTCTTGTCGTTGAACCTATGGTCGATTCGAGCGTCGTAGGTGTTAGAGTTCTGTGTTTTGGCTGGGCTGATGGTGTAGTTGCTGGAGAGACCGCTGCTGGTTGGTGCCGGGAACAGCTTGAGGTAGTTCAACGCGATCGGGTTAATGGGAACAGGTGTTCCTGTGACCGCCCCCTGATACGCCTGGAGAGTGCCATTGCGGTTCGTGAGCAGCGACTGAGGGGTGAGACCGTTCAGACTGTTAATGGCGTTGTACTCTTCAATGGTCGGTACGGTGCCGGTGTAAGTGACGCCGGAGACCTGGCGGAAACCTTCGTAGTCAAAGTAGAAGAAGGTTCGGTCACGGAAGATTGGTCCGCCGATGCTGGCGCCGTACTGGTTCTGACGCAGTTCCGGTTTTTTTCCGGTTGTCTGGAATACCTGGCGGGCGTCGAAGATGTCGTTGCGGAAGTACTCGTAGACCGATCCGTGGAAGGCGTTCGTTCCAGAGCGGGTGACGATGTTGATGACGCCGCCAGCGGTACGTCCGGCCTCTGCAGCATAGCTGTTGGTCTGGACCGTGATCTCCTGAATGCCTTCGACGTTGGGCTTGATGCCGATGGTGCCGATGATGCGTTCGTTGTCGTCGACACCGTCAACGACCCAGTTGTTGAGGGTGTCGTCCTGTCCGTTGACGGAGAGGCCGGCGGCGTTGTTGCGGCGATCGTCTGGACGGCCACCGCTCGAGAGTCCGTTACCGGCTCCGGGGTTGGCGCCTGGGACGAGGTCTACGAGCTGAACGAAGTTACGTCCGTTGAGAGGCAGATCCTGCACGGCCTTTGCCGTCACAGTGGAGCTGACGGTTGCGCTGTCGGCCTGGAGGAGCGGGGTGGATGCCGTGACTTCGACGACGGTGTTCTCTGAACCTGTGAGCAGGTGGACGTCGTTGCGGGCGCGGTCGCCTGCTTCTACGGACAGGTCCTTGACGATGGAGGCCTGGAAGCCTGCGGCTTTGACCGAGACGGAGTAGTGGCCGACGGGCAGGAGGGTGAAGGTGTAGTCGCCTGAGCTATTGGAGACAGTGGTGCGCTTCTCGTTGGTCCCGTTGTTGGTGAGGACGATGGTGGCGTTGGGAACGACGGCGCCGGTGGCGTCAGTGACAGTGCCAAGGATGTCGGCTGTGGTCAGCTGCGCGAAGGCGGCTGAGGTGAAGAGGACCAGAAGTGCCAGCAGATATGCCGGCTTGCTCCATCCTCGAGATATTCTGCGTCCGCACTGGCCTAGGCGGCTTATCTGGGTCGTTGAATCGTAGATCATATTGTCCTGCCCTTCGTACTCGGTTTGTAAAACGTTTAAGTCGATCTAACGTTC
This window encodes:
- a CDS encoding TonB-dependent receptor; amino-acid sequence: MIYDSTTQISRLGQCGRRISRGWSKPAYLLALLVLFTSAAFAQLTTADILGTVTDATGAVVPNATIVLTNNGTNEKRTTVSNSSGDYTFTLLPVGHYSVSVKAAGFQASIVKDLSVEAGDRARNDVHLLTGSENTVVEVTASTPLLQADSATVSSTVTAKAVQDLPLNGRNFVQLVDLVPGANPGAGNGLSSGGRPDDRRNNAAGLSVNGQDDTLNNWVVDGVDDNERIIGTIGIKPNVEGIQEITVQTNSYAAEAGRTAGGVINIVTRSGTNAFHGSVYEYFRNDIFDARQVFQTTGKKPELRQNQYGASIGGPIFRDRTFFYFDYEGFRQVSGVTYTGTVPTIEEYNAINSLNGLTPQSLLTNRNGTLQAYQGAVTGTPVPINPIALNYLKLFPAPTSSGLSSNYTISPAKTQNSNTYDARIDHRFNDKNLLFGRWSYNKVTGFTPPNFGTVNGVQISGGRYNFDGPATDFATQFAFGFTHTFTPSLLLDLRAGYTRINNLSLPLNYGTGIDTKIGFPASQTSFSPFADSLTPVSIGPFGDIGDGAYVPLQDIDNTFQYSGTLSWIKGNHNIKAGLGLTRRQARNVQSASAVGAYGFNLTTDSNSDQLTQQNNQIASALLGAFNNQTRNFNINPPDYRSWEPSGFAQDSWKVNPKLTVLLGLRYDVFTPFTEAHNHISNFDYPEALTLTPTTVSQALKIAGVNGVNDKVNIPTDHGDVAPRVGFSYSARPSTVIRGGFGISYFPGNYTSNADLKNAPFTSVFSPSCQSTLAVQIETFQNNGVLPPGQNLDCAGTKFNTNGNLSQGIVPPSAPTAAQLADLSTIPGLGFVAEAPKFKNAMIMQYNLQVQQQFGSNVVTIGYVGNLGRHLPESINNINQPLPYNPLATLGTPANPNNGARTTATLLPNLGGFSYIDSGGISNYNGLQTSFQRRFTKGLAFDANYTWSKALSDITGFSQQGSSQGWSNALPTNIRATEYANAELDIQNRFALSLNYELQYGKNFTGAKKLALSGWAINTITEWQSGKPFTIISSGNGADNPVESDGKTHGFNNRAVPQNSGGNDRPNTIGDPRGSKSIHNFFNTKAFAPQPLGTIGNTQRNSLFGPNYRHVDLSLFKTFAITERVGLQFRAESYNISNTPNFYLNNNQPGDQFGNTNFGKISQADPNYTPRQYQFALKALF
- a CDS encoding GH1 family beta-glucosidase, with the translated sequence MNRRSFLAQTSAWAAAAALPRLSAASILPSLDASAEQTSAAGEVKFPKDFLWGTATAAYQVEGAWNVDGRGETVWDRFSHSPGNVKGAYTGDVACDEYHRYPGDIALMKQMNMRSYRYSIAWSRIQPTGEGAVNQKGIDYYKRLTDAVLAAGMRPLVTLYHWDLPQPLEDKGGWPNRDTAARFADYAEIAVKALGDRIQTWAIFNEPWVFTYLGYGSGVHAPGKQDFDLFLKASHTVNLAQGDAFRAIKAISPKSKVGSAFSMSSTTPATSSPEDAAAAKRFDAFNNVWFLETALRGRYPEAFVHGVPLEAMGVQSGDDKRMTAPLDYIGVNYYFRQVVANLKIPAPTNPSYDAMGFDHYNGKEGSLTDFGWEVYPRGMYEIVQRISQDYKLPIEITENGCSYGDYPDASGRVADVRRIHYYREHLRELARAIHEGADVRGYHSWSILDNFEWSEGYTQRFGMVFVDFPTQRRFMKDSGKWYSRVAATNTIEATAATT